Genomic window (Escherichia fergusonii ATCC 35469):
TTTCCCGCTCCGTTGCCGACCAAAAACCGAAAGTGGTTGCTTTGCAACAGGCGGTCGCTCGTGAACTTGAACTGAGTGCAGCGGCAGAAATTACACTCTGGGATGAATACTTTGCACCAGGGTACGGCACGCCGAACGAAGAGGGGATGGAAGCTGTGAAATTGCTGGCGCGGCTGGAAGGCATTTTGCTTGATCCGGTTTATACCGGCAAAGCGATGGCCGGGTTGATTGATGGCATCAGCCAGAAACGCTTTAAAGATCAGGGCCCGATTCTGTTTATTCATACTGGTGGGGCGCCTGCGCTTTTCGCCTATCATCCGCACGTATAACTTTCGGAACTGCTCATGCAAGAAAGTATTGATTTAGTAATTGAATCCTTGCCATATCTACTCAAAGGTGCGGTCTTTACTCTGCAATTAAGTATTGGCGGGATGTTTTTTGGGCTGCTGCTTGGGTTTATTCTTGCGTTAATGCGGCTTTCTCCGGTTGGGCCACTGCGCTGGCTGGCACGGTTTTATATCTCGATTTTTCGTGGCACGCCGCTTATTGCACAGCTATTTATGATCTATTACGGTTTGCCGCAGTTTGGTATTGAACTCGATCCGGTGCCGTCGGCAATGATTGGTTTGTCATTAAACACGGCGGCATATGCTGCCGAGACTTTACGGGCAGCTATTTCTTCTATTGATAAAGGGCAGTGGGAAGCGGCAGCCAGTATTGGTATGACGCCCTGGCAAACGATGCGCCGGGCAATTTTGCCCCAGGCAGCACGTGTGGCATTACCCCCACTGAGCAACAGTTTTATCAGTCTGGTGAAAGACACTTCGCTGGCGGCGACGATTCAGGTGCCAGAGTTGTTCCGTCAGGCACAGTTGATCACCTCGCGTACGCTGGAAGTGTTCACGATGTATCTGGCGGCCTCCCTGATTTACTGGATCATGGCAACAGTGCTTTCTACCCTGCAAAACTATTTCGAAAATCAACTTAACCGCCAGGAGAGAGAGCCGAAATGAGTGCGATAGAAGTTAAAAACCTGGTAAAAAAATTCCATGGTCAAACTGTAT
Coding sequences:
- the tcyL gene encoding cystine ABC transporter permease; amino-acid sequence: MQESIDLVIESLPYLLKGAVFTLQLSIGGMFFGLLLGFILALMRLSPVGPLRWLARFYISIFRGTPLIAQLFMIYYGLPQFGIELDPVPSAMIGLSLNTAAYAAETLRAAISSIDKGQWEAAASIGMTPWQTMRRAILPQAARVALPPLSNSFISLVKDTSLAATIQVPELFRQAQLITSRTLEVFTMYLAASLIYWIMATVLSTLQNYFENQLNRQEREPK